The nucleotide window TTCCATCACCATTTTCAGCCCCACGGTGCCGTCGGTGCCCAGGCCCGACAAGACGATGCACACGGCCCGCTCCCGGGCGTCCTTGGCCAGGCTCTGGAAGAAGTAGTCGATGGGCAGGCGCTTGCCCCGGGGCTGTTCGGGGCAAACAGCAGCAGCGTGCCGTGCAGAATGCTCAAGTCACGGTCGGGCGGAATCACGTAAACGTGATTGGGCCGCACCTTCTGCCCGTCGGTAGCTTCCAGCACCGGCATGCTCGTGCTTTGCTGCAGCACCTGGGCCAGCTGACTGGGCTGATCGGGCATCAGGTGCAGCACCACCACGAAGGCAATGCCACTGCCGGGGGCATGTGTTGGAAAAACTTTTCCAGCGCCCCTACCGAGCCTGCCGAGCCGCCTAGCCCCACGATGGTAAACTTTTCGTTCGGCTTTTCCTGGCGCTCCACCTCACGCAGCTGCTGCGGCGAAGGCTGGGGCTCCAGGGGTAAGTCGGCGGGGTCAACGGGCAGGATGGTTTCCTCCTCGTCGGAATTGGCTTGGGCGGGTGTCTTCATCTTTGAGCGGAGTCGTAGCTGAGGCGGCTTCGGTCAAGCGTCCGCTGAGGGTTTGCGCGCACTAAGGGCTTACGACAATTCTTCAAAAGTACGCACAAAAAAGTCACTGGTGGGGTTTCAAAGGCTGCTTCCGCCTGCTACACATCGGCAAGCGCCACCATATCCAGAAGGCGTGGGGCTGCGTACATCTAAAAGACTTTCCTGCTTTTGTCGGTGGCTTGCCACTGCCTTTCATCCTCTTATTTCTACTTCGTGGACCATCCTACCCACGTCATCGTTATTGGTGCCTCGGCCGGCGGTATGCCGGCACTCTGCCAGTTGGTGGCCCAGCTTCCGGCCGACTTGCCGGCGGCCGTACTCATCGTGCAGCACTTTGCCCCCGATTCTTCGGGTGAGCACCTGGTAGACCGCCTCTCCCGCCAAACCGACCTACGCTGCCTGCTGCCCCAGGGCGGCGAGTTGATTGAGCCCAACACCGTGTACCTGGCCCCGCCCGACCGGCACCTGCTGGTAAAGGACGGCTACATCCTGGTAACCAAAGGCCCGCACGAAAACCACTACCGCCCGGCCGCCGACGCCCTGTTTCGCTCAGCGGCGGCTTACTACGGCCCCAACGTTATCGGGTGGTGCTCACCGGCATGCTCCACGACGGCACGGCCGGCCTGGAGTTCGTCAAGCGCAGCGGGGCCTGACGGTGGTGCAGGACCCGCACGAGGCCGAGTTTCCGAGCATGCCCGAGAGTGCGCTCAGCAACGTAGACATCGACTATGTGGTGCCGTTGAAGGAAATGGGATTTTTGCTCACCCGCCTGACCCGCATGCCCTTAGCTAGTGTTCAGAACATTCCGGAGGACATCAAACTGGAGGCCGCTATTGCGGAAAGAGTTGTGGGAACTATTGATGAAGTAACGCGCCTGGCCCGCCCCGTGCCCATGACCTGCCCCGACTGCGGGGGCTCCCTCTTCGAGCTCAAGCACGGCAAGCTGCTGCGCTACCGCTGCCACACGGGTCACGCCTTCACGGCCGACATGCTGCTGCAGCGCACCCAGCACGGGCTGGAAGAAAGCCTGTGGGTGGCCCTGCGCATGCTAGAGGAGCGCAAAAACCTGCTCACCAACATGGCCAGCCGCAGCGAAGGCCCCTACGGCGTGCAGCAGGAGGAACGCATCGAGGAAATGAAGATGCACATCAACCGCCTGCGCGAGTTTTTGCTCAACGGGACTCCCAAGCACTCGGGCTCTTCCAACGGGACAAGCGGGCCCGACCACCCAGCCGACACCAACGGCCTGGCGACCCGCGCACCTAGCCAGTGCCGGCTCAGTCAGTAAGCGTTTACTATGAAAGCCCCGGGGCCAGCCTCGGGCTTTTTTTTGTGCCTATTGCAGAAGTGCGCCTAGTACGGAGCTGAAAATCAGTGTTTACGGCGCAGCTTTTCCGTAGAATACCCTGAGCAAAAAAAGGCTGCCCCTCGTTTACTTTGAACAATTCCCTCCCCCAGTTTACTTTTTTTCGGTAGTCTCTCTTTTCTCTACTTCGTGTTGCTACCCGCCGCCCTCGTTAGTACCCTACACACACTTTGAAGCTATGAATCACCAGTTTACTACGGCATTACCCAGCTGCCTGGGTCAGGTTTCCTTTCTGGACTTATCCCCGGTAACTCGGCGCCGTCAGCCCGAAGCCGGCCGGCGCCCGGCCTACTCCTTCGACACTCCTTCGATAGTGAATCCTTGCAGCCTGGCCACCGATACGCTGCGGTTTGTGCTGCGCCAGTCCGCCCAGGAGGCTTCCTACCTGCACCTGACCCTGTTTTGCCGGGAGCGGCAGCTGGCCCACTGGATTCTGCCGGCCTCCTCCCTGACCCAATCTCAATCGATGCCCTCGGCCTACCTGGTAGAAGCTACCGGCACGCTGCCCCTACCCGCCCAGATTATCGACGAAGGCACCTGCCTGCTGCGCAAATGCCCCGCCGACCAGGCCCGGCACCTGGAGAAAGAACTGCGCGCCGGCCACCTGCAGCTCACCTTCGCGGGCCGCAGCCTGCGCGGGGCGTTCAGTCTGGACCGCCTGCACACCGGCAGCCACACCTGGGAGCTGGGCCGCATGCGCGTGCGTCCGGCCCGCCTGGCTCAGGCCCTGGCCTAGCCTGGTCTAGGGCTTTGCCGGCCCGAGTCTGGTTACGCCAAACCCGGATAAGCTAATCCGTAGTAACCACAGCGCGAAATGCGGTAAATACCCTGTTATTTTCGTAACGTGTTGACTATTTTTACTTTCCGACAGTTACGACCTCAACTGTACCGACCGTAGGGGTTGGGTTCCTTGCTTCTGGAGCCCAGTGGGAACTGTCTTTCCGCCCTTTCACCCGCCACAACCATGAACAACTTAGCAAACTCCGCCGCCAACGATTTCACGCCCTATTTAATCCGGGTGAACTTCGACGAAATCAAGCCCATGGAGCTGGCCCGCCTGCTGATGCGCTACAACAAGCTGCGCCGCCCCGCCTGCTCATCGACTGCCAGAACCTGCGCTGCCTGCGCACCCGGGGCGTGGCCTACTTCACCTCCCAGCTGCTCACCCTGCAGGCGTCCGGGGCCCGGGTGCTGCTGCGCAACGTGGATTCGCGGCTGCTGCGCGCCCTGCGCGTGCTCCACCTCGACAAAGTATTCCAGATTGACCAGGAAGACTCCACCGCTGACCAGCGCAGCGTGGCCTGGTCGAATGAATTGCTGCCCTACGGCGCGGCGGCCCAGGCCTAGAGTTTTGACCGTTCTATTTGCCTTTTCTTACCCTTACACGACCTATTGCGCGGAGCCGGTTCAACTGCTCCCAGCAAGTTGAGCGCCCGATAGTCTGGCACCTAGCCTGATTACCGGTTACAAGCCTCCGGGAATAACTTTCCGGGGGCTTGTTCGTTTTTTTACCCTGCCCCTTCTCCACCTAACCTCTTTCCGTATGCTGCGCTTCTCCCCGCTTCGCCTACCCACCTTACTGACGGCCGCCGTGCTGATTACCGCCTGCGGCGACAACAATACCCGCTCCCCGGTAGAGGCCCCGGGCGCGGATAAGTCGGCCAAGACGCGGGTGCTGGAAGCCGGGGCCGACGTGCTCCAGGGCAAGGAGCCCCTGCAGAAGCTCAACATGTACCTCGACGGATTCCACTTCTACAACGGGGCCCTGGGCCAGCAGATGGAAGCCCATCACTTCTGCGCCAAGCTCAACGAGGACGTGACCCAGTGCGTAATTTACGACGGCAACGGGCCCGACGCCAAGATTATGGGCATCGAGTACATCGTGTCCAGAAAGCTGTTTGAGCAGCTGCCCGCCGAAGAAAAGCCCCTCTGGCACAGCCACGCCCACGAGGTAAAATCGGGCACGCTGGTAGCACCGGGCATTCCGGACGTGGCCGAGCACGAGCTGATGGAACAGCTGGTTTCAACCTACGGCAAGACCTTCCACACCTGGCACACCGACCGCGACAAAACCCTGCCCCTGGGCACGCCCCTACTCATGATGGGCTTTACCAAGGACGGCCAGATTGATACCAACATGGTGGCCCAGCGGGATAAGCGCCTGGGTATTTCCTCGAAGCAGAAGCGGCAGCAGCGGGCCGACATCGTGGCCCCGCCCGTAGCGCCCGGTGCCGACGCCTGGGAGAAAGGCGAGGTGCGCCAGCTCGGCGTCGTGCCCGACGCCCAAGCCGCCCTGCGCCACCACTAGCCGCTGAGAAACTAGTAGCACTTCTAAAGCTGCTAGTCCTCGCTGCCTCTGTCATCCTGAGCTTGCGAAGGACCTTCCTCACCTGAGTGACAAGCATAACTCAACGTAGAAAGCCCTTTACCATCAACTTGGTAAAGGGCTTTTTTCAGTATCGGGAGCTTCGGTAGAAATTTGAGGCAGGCCCTGCACTGCGTTCAGGATGACAGAGGAAAAAGTAAAGGCGGCGTTGACTTACTTCTGAAAGACTAGGGCAACTCCGGGCTGCGGTCCTGAGTATTGAGAGGGATATGCCTGCTTCCGTTTCTGCTGCCCCCGCTGCGCCTGCCAGCACCTCGCCCTTTACCCCCTGCGGATTCCGTTTTTCCGCATGCTCTGGATTGCCTCCTTCGTGTCGAACATCGGCACCTGGATGCAAAACGTGGGGCCGTGGGGTTGATGACCGAGCTTACGCCCTCGCCCATTCTGGTTTCCTTGCTGCAAACGGCTTCGGCCCTGCCGGTATTCCTGCTCAGTCTACCAGCTGGCGCCCTGGCCGACCTGGTAGACCGCCGCAAGATGCTGCTGCTCACCCAGACCTGGATGGCGGGCACGGCCCTGGTGCTGGCCACCGTTACGCTGCTGGGCTTTACTACGCCCTGGTTGCTGCTGCTGCTCACCTTCTTGCTGGGTCTGGGCGGAGCCATCAATAACCCCGTGTGGCAAACCGTGACGCCCGAACTGGTACCCCGCGCCGAGCTGCCCCAGGCCATTGCCCTCAACAGCGTGAGCTTCAACCTGGCCCGGGCCTTTGGGCCAGCCTTGGGCGGCTTGGTAATCGGCTACTTCTCGGCCGGCGCGGCTTTTCTGATCAACGGCATTTCGTTTCTGGCTACCATGTACATGGTCTGGAGCTGGAAGCGGGAGCCCCAGGCTACCTCACCTCTGGCCGGGGAGCGTATTCTGGCTGCCATTCGGGGCGGCATCCGCTACGCCCGCTACGCCCCGCCGGTGCAAAATATTCTGGTGCGCGGCGTAAGCTTCACCTTCGGGGCCAGCGCCCTGTTTGCCCTGATGCCCGCCGTGGTGGCCCGTCGCCTGCACGAACCTACCTCCTTCTACTCCTTGCTGCTTTCCTGCATGGGTTTGGGCGCCGTGCTGGGCGCTGTTATTCTGCCCCGGCTCAACAAATACCTGAGCATCAACTGGCGCGTAACGGCCGCTACCGTAGCCTTTGCGGCGGGCTTGCTGGGCCTGGCATTTGCCAACAACCACTGGCTGCTTTACGGCTTGCTGACCCTGGTGGGCCTGGCCTGGATGCTGGTGCTCAACTCCTTTAGCGTGGGCGTGCAAACCGTGGTGCCGCGCTGGGTGCAGGCCCGCACCATCAGCCTGTACCTGCTCACCATTCAGGGCGGCATGGCCTTGGGCAGCATCGTGTGGGGCGGCGTAGCCGAGCGGGTTGATATTTCCTGGGCCTTGGCCGGGGCAGCCGCCTGGCTGCTGCTCAGCACCTTGCTGGTGCTGCGCTTTGCCCTGCGCAGCGGCGAAGCCCCGGACTTCACCCCGGCCCGGCCCCGCCTGGAGCCCGTGCTGGCCGAAGAGCCCGTACCGACCCAGGGGCCGGTCATTGTTACTACTACCTACCACGTAGCCCCGAGCACCGCCAGGCTTTCGTGTTTATTATGGATCAGCTGGCCGACATCCGCCGCCGCGAGGGTGCCATCCGCGTCGGCACCTACGCCGACTTGGCTGACCCTACCCGCTTGGTGGAATACTTCATGGTCGAAACCTGGGAAGAGCACGAGCAGCAGCACGAGCGGGGCGTGAGCCGGGAAGAAGCCGAGCTCAAAATCCGGGCCCGGCAGTTTCACATTGGCCCAAAGGCCCCCGTCATTGCCCACCTGCTGGCCCAGCACGCCCTGCCCCTGCCGCCCGAGCCGCCCATGGTACCCGGCAGCACCCGCCTGGTAGCCAGCACCGCCGGCGAAGCCACAAGTTAAGCTGCTTGATCAAAGTGAGTGTCATTGCGAGGCGTAAGCCGAAGCAATCCGTCCTCTGCAAAGCACCACCCGCCCCTTACCCAGAAAGCCCTTTCTTCCAACTGGAGTAAGGGACTTTTACCTTCGGAATACCCAGCACATTTTAGAGGACGGATTGACGCCGCTTGATTTGCGGAATGTCCTGCGTCCTCCCAAGGACACACGAAAGCGGCGTCTTTTGGCATAGCACGCTTCTTTCCCTGCATTATTCCAAAAGCAATATCTTGCCGTATGGCTACTTCCCAGATTTCCATTCCCCAGCCCTGTGCTCAACCCTGGGCCAGTATGTCGCCCACCGAGGCGGGCCGGCACTGCGCCGTCTGTGCCACCGAAGTAGTCGACTTCACCCGCCTGAGCGAGGCCGAGATTCTGGCGTTTCTGGCGCGGCAGGGCGGGCGGCCGGTGTGCGCCAATGCCTACGCTACTCAGTTGGCCCCTCCTCCGGTGAGTTGGTGGCGGCGCTGGGCGCTGGCGGGTCTGGCTTTGCTGGGCTGGCAGTCCGTTTCCTCATGCGCCACCCAGCCACCCCAGCAGCCGCCTACTACGGCCGCCGCGCCTGCTCCTACTACTGCCGGGCAGCAACAGCAGCCGGTGGTGATTCGCGGGCAGGTGCTCGACGGGCCCCAGGGACCGGGCGTGGCTGGGGCTTTCCTGTTCATCAACGATACTCAATACGGAACCGTAACCGACGAAAACGGCCGCTTCGAAC belongs to Hymenobacter cellulosilyticus and includes:
- a CDS encoding chemotaxis protein CheB; this encodes MVVLHLMPDQPSQLAQVLQQSTSMPVLEATDGQKVRPNHVYVIPPDRDLSILHGTLLLFAPNSPGASACPSTTSSRAWPRTPGSGPCASSCRAWAPTAPWG
- a CDS encoding chemotaxis protein CheB, translated to MDHPTHVIVIGASAGGMPALCQLVAQLPADLPAAVLIVQHFAPDSSGEHLVDRLSRQTDLRCLLPQGGELIEPNTVYLAPPDRHLLVKDGYILVTKGPHENHYRPAADALFRSAAAYYGPNVIGWCSPACSTTARPAWSSSSAAGPDGGAGPARGRVSEHARECAQQRRHRLCGAVEGNGIFAHPPDPHALS
- a CDS encoding OBAP family protein; its protein translation is MLRFSPLRLPTLLTAAVLITACGDNNTRSPVEAPGADKSAKTRVLEAGADVLQGKEPLQKLNMYLDGFHFYNGALGQQMEAHHFCAKLNEDVTQCVIYDGNGPDAKIMGIEYIVSRKLFEQLPAEEKPLWHSHAHEVKSGTLVAPGIPDVAEHELMEQLVSTYGKTFHTWHTDRDKTLPLGTPLLMMGFTKDGQIDTNMVAQRDKRLGISSKQKRQQRADIVAPPVAPGADAWEKGEVRQLGVVPDAQAALRHH
- a CDS encoding carboxypeptidase-like regulatory domain-containing protein, whose product is MATSQISIPQPCAQPWASMSPTEAGRHCAVCATEVVDFTRLSEAEILAFLARQGGRPVCANAYATQLAPPPVSWWRRWALAGLALLGWQSVSSCATQPPQQPPTTAAAPAPTTAGQQQQPVVIRGQVLDGPQGPGVAGAFLFINDTQYGTVTDENGRFELVLASGWEPVRAGQLTLRVQGSPFTFKPKELPVKVAGSGSPIELLIQMESIEGRGQVMGKIHLPVPPVAPPKG